Part of the Desulfobacterales bacterium genome is shown below.
ATTGGCAGCGGCAAAAGACATTTTTGTAAAATTCCATGTGTAAAGGGTGGCCCCGGCGGCCATACCGGCGATTTTGATAAACTGTCGCCGTGTTACATTCACGATGTTTTTCATGGCATTCCCTCCTTAAACCGCTTTTCTCATATTGAATCTTCGATTGATTCGGGCAACGATGTGCTTGAACAGTGATGCCTCCCGGACATCCGGCAATAACGGTTGTCCGCCGCCGTTCACGCATCCGCCCGGGCATGTCATGACTTCGATAAAGTGGTACCTGGATTTTCCTTTCTTGATCTCTTCCAGAATGGGGATGGTATTGAACAGCCCGCTGACAACGCAAACATTCAGATCGCCGAATTTTGGAACCGGTATGGTGGCCTCCTTTACCCCATTGCGGGAACGTACCGCCTTGATATCTACACTTTCCAGTGCCTGCCCGGAAACGGCCTCGTAAGCAAAACGCAGTGCGGCTTCCATAACCCCGCCGCTGCAACCGAAAATGGTAGCTGCGCCCGTGGATTCGCCCAGTTCTGTGTCTGGCTCAACATCGGGAAGACTGTTGAAATCAATGCCGGACTTTTTGATCATATAGGCCAACTCCCGCGTAGTGATTGTGGCATCGATGTCCCGATAGCCGCTGTCAGCTATTTCAGGTCTGAGCCCCTCAAATTTTTTGGCGATGCAGGGCATGATCGAAACCGTATAGATTTTTTTCGGCTCCGTATGGATAATTTCGGCTCCGTACGTTTTGCAAAGGGTACCGAGCATCCCGACCGGTGATTTGCATGTGGACAGGTTCGGAATCAATTCGGGATAAAAAGTTTCAACAAACTTGATCCAGCCGGGGCAGCATGACGTAAACTGCGGCAGGGGCTTTTTGACCTTTCCGGTCAGCCGTCCCAGCAACTCGCTTCCTTCCTCCATAATGGTAACGTCTGCTGTCCATTGGTTGTCCCATATATGATCAAAGCCGAGTTTTTTAAGCGCAGCAAACATTTTGCCGCCCGAATACGTGCCGGTGGGATGACCAAAGGCCTCCGCCAACCCATAGCGCACGGCGGGCGCCGGCATGGATACCACTACTTTGTCCGGATCTTTCAACGCTGAAAAAATTTCCTCTACAAAGGAAACGCCTTCATAAATCGCTCCGTAGGGGCAGTTGATCAGACATTGGCCGCAATTGACACAGGCGGCCGGATTTACAACCGTGCGGGGCCCGTCGTCGCCGTCTATGCATTGAATAGCACCGGTAGGACATTGGGATTCACATTCCCCGCAGCC
Proteins encoded:
- a CDS encoding [FeFe] hydrogenase, group A, encoding MRKIENVQTSMNAPSWGEYENAFFVQVDQTKCEGCGECESQCPTGAIQCIDGDDGPRTVVNPAACVNCGQCLINCPYGAIYEGVSFVEEIFSALKDPDKVVVSMPAPAVRYGLAEAFGHPTGTYSGGKMFAALKKLGFDHIWDNQWTADVTIMEEGSELLGRLTGKVKKPLPQFTSCCPGWIKFVETFYPELIPNLSTCKSPVGMLGTLCKTYGAEIIHTEPKKIYTVSIMPCIAKKFEGLRPEIADSGYRDIDATITTRELAYMIKKSGIDFNSLPDVEPDTELGESTGAATIFGCSGGVMEAALRFAYEAVSGQALESVDIKAVRSRNGVKEATIPVPKFGDLNVCVVSGLFNTIPILEEIKKGKSRYHFIEVMTCPGGCVNGGGQPLLPDVREASLFKHIVARINRRFNMRKAV